From Cellulomonas fimi ATCC 484, a single genomic window includes:
- a CDS encoding peptidylprolyl isomerase: MFATLHTSAGDIRIELFPNHAPRTVENFVGLATGSKPWTDPATGEQRTDALYSDLVFHRVIADFMIQGGDPLGTGRGGPGYTFDDEIHPELTFSEPYLLAMANAGKRLDPTTGKVGGTNGSQFFISVAATTWLNGKHTIFGKVADDASRAVVDAIATTPTRPGDRPVQDVVLQSVSIED, from the coding sequence ATGTTCGCGACCCTGCACACGTCCGCCGGTGACATCCGGATCGAGCTGTTCCCGAACCACGCGCCGCGCACCGTCGAGAACTTCGTGGGCCTCGCCACGGGCAGCAAGCCCTGGACGGACCCGGCGACGGGCGAGCAGCGCACCGACGCGCTGTACTCCGACCTCGTGTTCCACCGCGTCATCGCCGACTTCATGATCCAGGGCGGCGACCCGCTGGGCACGGGCCGTGGCGGCCCGGGCTACACGTTCGACGACGAGATCCACCCCGAGCTCACGTTCTCCGAGCCCTACCTGCTCGCGATGGCGAACGCCGGCAAGCGGCTCGACCCGACGACGGGCAAGGTCGGCGGCACCAACGGCTCGCAGTTCTTCATCTCCGTCGCGGCCACGACGTGGCTCAACGGCAAGCACACCATCTTCGGCAAGGTCGCGGACGACGCGAGCCGCGCGGTCGTCGACGCGATCGCCACCACGCCGACGCGGCCCGGCGACCGCCCCGTGCAGGACGTCGTGCTGCAGTCGGTGTCGATCGAGGACTGA